Within the Verrucomicrobiia bacterium genome, the region GGCGGCCGCGATGTATGAGGAATTGCGCCAGTATTCAGGTGAGCAAGGTTATGTGCAGTATGAAGTGGCGAACTTTGCCCGGAACTGGCGAGCTCAAGGGGAAATGCCGGAACGGATTCAGAAACTGGCTGAGATCGATAGCGGAGTGCCGGGAGCGGGTGATCCATTGATACCTCTGTATGCGTGTCGGCACAATATCGCCTACTGGCGTGGATTGGATTATCACGGACTGGGGCCGAGCGCGACGGGGTTTGTTCATGGGGTGCGTACGAAAAATTGGGCGAACACGCAGCTTTATTGCGATCAGTTGGAGAAGGGCCAACGGGCTTTCGAATCGAAGGAAGAATTGCAAGGGATGCGTCGCGCCAGTGAGACGGCTGCCTTTGGTTTGCGGATGACTGCAGGCTGGCCCTTGGATGAATTCAAGCTGCGGACGCAGAAAGATCTGCCCGCAGATTGGGCCAGAGAAATCGATCAATTGGTCAAACTAGGTTACGCGCAACTGGAGCAGAACCGGTTCCGCCTGACGCCGACGGGTTTGCGGTATGCGGATTGGGCAGCAGAATTGTTTTTGCGCTGAGATTTTAAATGAAGTCGTTGTTGTTGAATTTCGCCGAGCGTCTCATGCGTTGTCCGGCGGCACCTTATTTTGAAGGTAATGTGCGGGCGATGGCGGTTTCCATCTGTCTCGAGCAAGAACTGGAATGCTCACGTGATAGCTATGGAAACATTCTGGTGAGCTATCGCGGCGGTGGCAAAGGGCGCCCGTTAGCGTTGGCGGCGCACTTGGATCATCCGGGTTTTGAGATCGTCAAACAGCTTGGTTCCAAGCGATTGCTGGCGAAATTTCGTGGAGGGGTAGGAGATGCTTATTTTAAAGCGGGCATGCCCTTGCGTCTATTGCCGCATCATGGGAAAGCGAAGCTGGGCGCACGTGTCGGCAAAGAGAAGAGCTTTGAGCTTGAGACGTCAAAAAGCATTGAAGAGCAGCCCCAGTTTGCTGTGTGGGAAATGGAAGATTTTGCGGTGAAGAAAGGCGTGATCCACGGTCGGGCCTGTGATGACCTCATCGGTTGTGCCGCGATTCTCGCGACCATGGCTCAGCTTAAAAAGCAGAGAGCGAAGACAAATGTTATCGGCATTCTGGCGCGTTCTGAAGAGGTGGGTTTTCATGGGGCATTGATGGTCGCGGAGAAAAAGCTGCTTCCAGATGACGCGCTTGTGGTGTCGCTGGAGACGAGTCGTGAGATGTCTCCGGTGAAGATGGGGCAGGGCGTAATCGTCCGCGTGGGGGATCGCAGTTCGATTTTTGATTCCAATGCTACGCGTTTTCTTTCCGAAATAGGAACGGAGCTGACTAAAAAGCAGAAAGGGTTTCAATTCCAGCGTGCGCTCATGAGTGGCGGCACGTGCGAGGGGACGGCGTATCAGGAGTATGGTTACCAGACTGCGGCGCTATGTGTGGCGTTGGGCAATTACCACAACTGCGGACCGCGTGACCGTATCGCGGCTGAGTATGTGAGTTTGGCTGATGCGGAGGGTATGGTGGATCTGCTGTTGGCTGCTGCCAAACGGATGAAAGATTTCGACGCATTGGCTGGTAAATTGCCGAAGCGTCTTAAAGCGCTGGCGAAAGAGGCGAGGGGTGAGTTTCGCCGGTTGGGATAAGTAGAACTAGGTAACGTTCGTCTCTTCCTGGATCATCTCGCCTTCGGCTTGTTCCATCATGGCGAGACGCTTGCGGGCTTTCTCTGCGGCTTGAGTGTTTGGATGCTCTTTGATGAGACGTTTAAGAAGAGCGATGCCTTTGTCCGCCTGATTAAGTTTTCCGGTGTAAAGATTGCAGAGGCGAATAGCGGTCCAACCCCAGCGATCTGGACGCAGGCGAGATTTCAAGACTTCTTCCAGCTCCATCGCGGCGGCGAGATGGTTGTTCAGGTCTTTCTCGTAGATCTCGGCGATGCGCAATGAGGCATGCTGCTCGCGAGGGTTTTGCTGGACATATTGGCGAAGCAGACCGATGGCTTCGAGATGGTTGCCATCCGTCCACGCTTGATCGGCTTGCTCATACAGAGCATTGCGGGAGGAGGCCGATGCTTCATCTTCATCGTAGTAAAGCGCACCAGCTCTACTGCCAATGCCTGCCCCCAAGTCTCGAGCGATCAACAAGGAGAGGCCGCAAAACGAAATGAACAGGACGGAACCGCACACCATCATGCGGGTGTAAGAAGCATCGAACAGCTTTTCACGTGCTGTTACCTCTTCGCTGGCGGGGATGCTGGTCGTATCCTTGTCGCTAACTTGATGATAATAACGCAAGGTCATCACGCCGAACACAATGGTCAGCGTGACACAGAGGACATAAGCCATGATTTTCCAACGACCCATATGGCAAATGACTACAGGTACTAAGAGAACAGTTTTGGTGCAACTGAGATAGCAGCCTTTTTGTGCTATCCCCCTCCCGACGAATACTAGAGCAACAGACTGACGACAGTGGCGGTCAGATAACACGCCAACAACCCGGCAATCATGGACCGGATGCCCAGTTGCACAAGGTCTTTTCTGCGTTCAGGAACTAGTGAGCCGATGCCACCGATCTGGATGGCAATGCTGCCGAAATTTGCAAAGCCACAGAGTGCATAGGTGGCGATCGTGAAGCTGCGGGGATCAAGGTGTGCCTGCTGGCCTGTCAAAGAGAGGTAACCGATGAATTCGTTCAACACGATGCGTTCGCCTAAGACTTGTCCGACGGCAAGGCAATCTTGAGCAGGCACACCCATGAGCCAGGCAAAGGGGGCGTTCACCCAACCGAAGATGGACTGGAAAGTCACGGGTTTGAATGTTTCAGGAGAACTGGAGAAATAAAGTTGGGGCAGGGCGAGCAGATAATTGGCCAGGGCAACCAAGGCGACGAATGCGATGAGCATGGCTGCGACGTTGAGGGAAAGTTTTAGACCATCGCTGGCACCAGTGCAGAGCGCGTCTATGCTGTTGATGCTGGTCTGTTGGACTTCCGCTTTGCCACCGGCTGCGGTTTCACTGGTTTCCGTTTCCGGCATCATGATCTTGGCGATCATCAAGGCGGCAGGAGCGCTCATCACGGAGGCAGTCAGCAGATGCCCAGCCATATCCATGCGGCCAACGCCTTCCCCAAGCGATGTGTAAACGGCGAGCACACCACCAGCGATGGTGGCCATACCCCCAGACATCATGGCCATGAGTTCACTCCGCGTCATGCGCGGCAGGTAAGGTTTGATGACCAGTGGGGCTTCCGTTTGTCCCGTAAAGATATTAGCGGCGGCTGCGAGACTTTCACTGCCGCTGGTGCCCATGGTGCGCTGCATCACCCAAGCAGTGGTTTCGACGATTTTCGGCAGCACACGCCAGTAGTAGAGCAAAGAAGATAAGGCGGAGACGAGGATGATGGTGGCGGAGATCGTGATGGCTAATACGAAGGCGTTAGGCGGGCCGAACTTATCGGCCATCAACCCGGTGTCTGCCAAGGGACCGAAAACAACTTTTGCGCCTTCATTCGCGAAACCGATGAGTTTGGAGACGGAGTTTTGGGCGAAGGTAAAGAATGCTTTGCCGAACTCAGTTTTAAGAATGAGTACGGCGAAGAGTATCTGCAGTCCCAAGCCCCACAGCACGGCGCGCCATGGAAATCGTTTGCGATCAGTGGAGATGCCCCAAGCGAGGGTGATGAAGGCCACCATCCCGAGCAGGCTGATGAGCTTTTCCATGGC harbors:
- a CDS encoding M20/M25/M40 family metallo-hydrolase; translation: MKSLLLNFAERLMRCPAAPYFEGNVRAMAVSICLEQELECSRDSYGNILVSYRGGGKGRPLALAAHLDHPGFEIVKQLGSKRLLAKFRGGVGDAYFKAGMPLRLLPHHGKAKLGARVGKEKSFELETSKSIEEQPQFAVWEMEDFAVKKGVIHGRACDDLIGCAAILATMAQLKKQRAKTNVIGILARSEEVGFHGALMVAEKKLLPDDALVVSLETSREMSPVKMGQGVIVRVGDRSSIFDSNATRFLSEIGTELTKKQKGFQFQRALMSGGTCEGTAYQEYGYQTAALCVALGNYHNCGPRDRIAAEYVSLADAEGMVDLLLAAAKRMKDFDALAGKLPKRLKALAKEARGEFRRLG
- a CDS encoding tetratricopeptide repeat protein, with protein sequence MGRWKIMAYVLCVTLTIVFGVMTLRYYHQVSDKDTTSIPASEEVTAREKLFDASYTRMMVCGSVLFISFCGLSLLIARDLGAGIGSRAGALYYDEDEASASSRNALYEQADQAWTDGNHLEAIGLLRQYVQQNPREQHASLRIAEIYEKDLNNHLAAAMELEEVLKSRLRPDRWGWTAIRLCNLYTGKLNQADKGIALLKRLIKEHPNTQAAEKARKRLAMMEQAEGEMIQEETNVT
- a CDS encoding nucleoside transporter C-terminal domain-containing protein encodes the protein MEKLISLLGMVAFITLAWGISTDRKRFPWRAVLWGLGLQILFAVLILKTEFGKAFFTFAQNSVSKLIGFANEGAKVVFGPLADTGLMADKFGPPNAFVLAITISATIILVSALSSLLYYWRVLPKIVETTAWVMQRTMGTSGSESLAAAANIFTGQTEAPLVIKPYLPRMTRSELMAMMSGGMATIAGGVLAVYTSLGEGVGRMDMAGHLLTASVMSAPAALMIAKIMMPETETSETAAGGKAEVQQTSINSIDALCTGASDGLKLSLNVAAMLIAFVALVALANYLLALPQLYFSSSPETFKPVTFQSIFGWVNAPFAWLMGVPAQDCLAVGQVLGERIVLNEFIGYLSLTGQQAHLDPRSFTIATYALCGFANFGSIAIQIGGIGSLVPERRKDLVQLGIRSMIAGLLACYLTATVVSLLL